A window of the Teredinibacter franksiae genome harbors these coding sequences:
- a CDS encoding GGDEF domain-containing protein, translating into MTDSAQDFLSDFHWLMDVLQDIDVGLVILNKEFEINLWNGFMQNHSARMPDEVLHKNIFQLFPELPEAWFRRKAEAVFVLENSAFTTWEQRPYLFRFESYRPITSIADFMYQNSTIIPLTNTRGEVEQICLIVYDVTEVAVNRLQLQEANAQLHTLSRTDGLTRLLNRKAWQQELELEFARYKRHKHPSSLVMFDIDHFKRVNDSYGHPAGDEVIRQTADALRDNQREIDVSGRYGGEEFVIILPNTDAEGAKIMCERLRKAIESLTIQYEEHTIHYTVSLGIAVLNPSVSSADEWLEQTDKGLYQAKDGGRNQTVIFT; encoded by the coding sequence ATGACAGATTCAGCACAAGATTTTTTGAGCGATTTTCACTGGCTGATGGATGTCCTGCAGGATATCGATGTGGGTCTAGTTATCCTCAACAAGGAATTTGAGATAAACCTGTGGAACGGCTTTATGCAGAACCACAGCGCTCGCATGCCCGACGAAGTCCTTCATAAAAATATCTTTCAATTATTCCCTGAGTTACCCGAAGCTTGGTTTCGCCGTAAGGCGGAAGCCGTGTTTGTACTGGAAAACTCCGCCTTCACCACATGGGAGCAGCGGCCGTATTTATTTCGTTTCGAAAGCTACCGGCCCATTACCAGTATCGCGGATTTCATGTACCAAAATAGCACCATTATTCCGCTCACCAACACCCGCGGTGAAGTCGAGCAAATATGCCTCATTGTTTACGATGTAACCGAAGTTGCCGTAAACCGCCTGCAACTGCAGGAGGCAAACGCCCAATTGCACACACTCAGCCGCACCGACGGTTTAACCCGCTTGCTAAACCGCAAGGCCTGGCAGCAGGAACTGGAGTTAGAGTTCGCACGCTACAAAAGGCATAAGCATCCAAGTAGTTTGGTGATGTTCGATATCGACCATTTTAAACGTGTTAACGACTCTTACGGCCACCCAGCGGGCGATGAAGTGATACGTCAAACTGCCGACGCCCTGCGTGATAATCAGCGTGAAATCGATGTTTCAGGCCGTTATGGCGGTGAAGAGTTTGTGATAATTTTACCCAACACCGATGCCGAAGGAGCCAAAATCATGTGTGAACGGCTGCGTAAGGCAATAGAGTCGCTCACCATTCAATACGAAGAACACACCATTCACTACACCGTAAGCCTGGGTATCGCCGTGCTAAATCCATCTGTGTCCTCTGCAGATGAATGGCTAGAACAAACCGACAAGGGCCTCTATCAGGCCAAGGATGGCGGTAGGAATCAAACGGTGATATTTACCTAG
- a CDS encoding GNAT family N-acetyltransferase, translating to MNKTHPRKHHPLHWQRNSLQQPVGNDLNWSSAKAPDGEPIKGSFANLEPISSQQHGLALYNQWKLDSQGAIWTYMPYGPFVTAEHYCMWLREQESIEAPCFYCITDAQGEPRGIFALDAIKPDKGSLELAHVMFSPVIQHTPTATEAVYLILNYAFEMGYRRCEWKCNALNEKSKKAAQRFGFSYEGLFRHHMVVKNRNRDTAWFAMTAEDWQQLQPAYRQWLDPSNFTHDGKQKCALSTTTQCVLRELIVDPLGTNNVEPDL from the coding sequence ATGAATAAAACCCACCCGAGGAAACACCACCCCCTGCATTGGCAGCGCAACTCTCTGCAACAACCCGTAGGCAATGACCTCAACTGGAGTAGCGCAAAGGCGCCCGACGGTGAGCCTATTAAAGGGAGCTTTGCCAACCTTGAGCCCATTTCAAGCCAGCAGCATGGCCTAGCGCTATACAACCAGTGGAAGCTCGATAGTCAAGGGGCAATCTGGACCTATATGCCCTACGGCCCCTTTGTTACCGCCGAACACTACTGTATGTGGTTGCGCGAACAGGAATCCATTGAGGCGCCCTGCTTTTACTGCATAACCGATGCCCAAGGTGAACCACGGGGTATTTTTGCTCTGGATGCAATCAAACCCGACAAAGGCTCCCTAGAGCTGGCTCATGTCATGTTCAGCCCGGTAATCCAGCACACGCCCACCGCGACGGAGGCGGTGTACCTAATACTGAACTATGCGTTTGAAATGGGCTATCGACGCTGCGAATGGAAGTGCAACGCACTGAACGAAAAATCAAAAAAGGCGGCGCAACGCTTCGGATTTTCCTATGAAGGCTTATTTCGTCATCACATGGTGGTTAAAAACCGCAATCGCGACACGGCGTGGTTTGCAATGACCGCAGAAGACTGGCAACAGCTCCAGCCTGCCTATAGGCAATGGCTAGACCCCAGTAATTTCACCCATGACGGCAAGCAAAAATGTGCCCTCTCAACAACAACCCAATGTGTACTGCGCGAACTGATTGTCGATCCACTTGGAACCAATAACGTCGAGCCTGATCTATAG
- a CDS encoding DUF2750 domain-containing protein, producing the protein MTDTPEMLGEDHDENYDIFIEDALETGCVWGLEHSEGWAICPSNKNETLDVMPMWSQPEYAEFHCRQEWKDYKPVPIAVEELLDDWLPGMHEDLLLIGPNWNTELEGLEVEPLDLLEDVDRSAADSA; encoded by the coding sequence ATGACGGATACCCCTGAAATGCTCGGCGAAGACCACGACGAAAATTACGATATATTCATAGAAGACGCGCTTGAAACCGGTTGCGTATGGGGGTTGGAGCACAGTGAAGGCTGGGCTATTTGCCCCTCGAATAAGAATGAAACGCTAGATGTGATGCCCATGTGGTCACAACCGGAATATGCTGAGTTTCACTGTCGCCAGGAGTGGAAAGATTACAAGCCTGTACCTATCGCTGTGGAAGAGCTGCTGGATGACTGGCTACCGGGTATGCATGAGGACTTGCTGTTAATTGGCCCCAACTGGAATACCGAGTTGGAAGGGCTAGAAGTGGAACCGCTGGATCTGCTTGAAGACGTTGATCGCTCGGCTGCCGATTCGGCCTGA
- a CDS encoding histidine kinase, with amino-acid sequence MSSILNLTEDHRDCLQEITNVAMGQAGDRLARLLGTFVVLSIPHIEVMAPSDIAMALNSIDGNDSVSGVCQGFIGGGISGEAMIIFNDTSFSDLAKLMKYDDELDEHAERELLMDTTNVLFGACLKGIAEQIDLEFSYGPPMVLGQHMHLTEIIQQNNNRWDHALVTEINYQLEGYNVNCDLLIVLTDSSLDILLKKLDYLLY; translated from the coding sequence ATGAGCTCTATTCTCAACCTTACAGAAGACCACCGCGACTGCCTCCAGGAGATCACTAATGTGGCCATGGGGCAGGCAGGTGATCGTCTGGCGCGGCTGCTGGGCACATTTGTAGTACTTTCTATTCCTCACATCGAGGTTATGGCCCCTTCCGATATAGCCATGGCGCTAAACTCCATTGACGGCAACGACTCGGTATCCGGCGTTTGCCAAGGCTTCATCGGCGGCGGTATCTCCGGTGAAGCGATGATTATCTTTAACGATACCAGCTTTTCCGACCTCGCAAAGTTAATGAAGTACGACGATGAGCTCGACGAGCATGCCGAACGCGAGCTGCTAATGGACACCACCAATGTGCTGTTTGGCGCCTGCCTAAAAGGTATTGCCGAGCAAATTGACCTAGAGTTCAGCTACGGCCCCCCCATGGTGCTGGGCCAACATATGCATTTAACAGAAATCATCCAGCAAAATAATAACCGCTGGGATCATGCGCTAGTAACAGAGATCAACTATCAGCTAGAAGGCTATAATGTTAACTGTGACCTATTGATCGTTTTAACAGATTCTTCATTGGATATATTATTGAAAAAACTTGACTACCTGCTGTATTAA
- a CDS encoding TlpA family protein disulfide reductase gives MLRFVVQFLVALTLVASLQTQASGPSSTLKQGMTAPNWMLSDIEGDVHSLYSELDSGNEVIMVFWASWCQFCRELLPELNLFKTSLSKEPVKIFAMNIWEDGDPVGYFDSRNIDLSLLLKAEAVAKRYGIAGTPGVVFVGKNKTIRYLRDNGEDTSAVMKQLQSLILEKHLKK, from the coding sequence ATGCTTCGCTTTGTTGTTCAATTTTTAGTCGCACTAACCCTAGTGGCAAGCCTGCAAACACAGGCTAGTGGCCCTTCGTCGACGCTCAAACAGGGCATGACGGCACCTAACTGGATGCTAAGCGATATTGAAGGCGACGTGCATTCACTCTACAGCGAACTCGATTCGGGCAACGAAGTGATAATGGTGTTCTGGGCCAGTTGGTGCCAGTTTTGTCGCGAATTACTGCCCGAGCTCAACCTGTTTAAAACATCTCTATCCAAAGAGCCCGTGAAGATATTTGCCATGAACATATGGGAAGATGGCGACCCAGTAGGATACTTCGATAGCCGCAATATCGACCTCTCTCTGCTACTAAAAGCCGAAGCGGTTGCCAAGCGCTACGGCATTGCAGGTACGCCAGGGGTTGTCTTTGTAGGTAAGAACAAAACTATTCGCTACCTGCGCGACAATGGCGAAGACACCAGTGCGGTGATGAAACAACTGCAGTCATTGATATTGGAAAAACACTTAAAAAAATAG
- a CDS encoding MBL fold metallo-hydrolase gives MLKYEILPVTAFQQNCSLIWCDETLQAAVVDPGGDVAQIQTLIERRGVKVVKILLTHGHMDHVGGTAELKGLLEVPVVGPHKEDLFWIAALDQQAQMMGFSKVEGFEPEQWLEHGDTIALGNLVIQVLHCPGHTPGHIVLFEPQSKMAFVGDVLFHGSIGRTDFPKGDQATLVNAIKTRLWPLGNDVTFVPGHGPLSTFGAERASNPFVGD, from the coding sequence ATGTTGAAGTACGAAATACTGCCGGTCACAGCATTTCAGCAGAATTGTTCACTGATCTGGTGCGATGAAACGCTGCAAGCCGCTGTAGTCGATCCGGGCGGGGATGTGGCGCAAATTCAGACGTTGATCGAGCGCCGTGGCGTTAAAGTGGTAAAAATTCTACTTACCCATGGGCATATGGACCATGTTGGCGGTACGGCAGAGCTTAAAGGTTTGCTTGAGGTACCGGTTGTTGGGCCTCACAAAGAGGACTTGTTCTGGATTGCCGCTTTAGACCAGCAGGCTCAAATGATGGGGTTTTCCAAGGTGGAGGGCTTTGAGCCTGAGCAGTGGTTGGAGCACGGGGATACCATTGCGTTGGGTAATTTGGTGATCCAGGTATTGCACTGTCCAGGGCACACACCGGGGCATATTGTGTTGTTTGAGCCGCAAAGCAAAATGGCGTTCGTGGGGGATGTGCTCTTTCACGGTTCTATAGGGCGAACGGATTTCCCCAAGGGGGACCAAGCTACCCTAGTAAACGCGATCAAAACACGCCTTTGGCCATTGGGGAACGATGTCACTTTCGTGCCCGGCCATGGGCCGCTCTCTACTTTTGGTGCTGAGCGAGCCAGTAATCCCTTTGTGGGGGATTAG